One window of Drosophila busckii strain San Diego stock center, stock number 13000-0081.31 chromosome 3L, ASM1175060v1, whole genome shotgun sequence genomic DNA carries:
- the LOC108599642 gene encoding protein big brother, with the protein MMNEAAALANMIPYDTIGLYEQPKPRFIFKMPRVVPDQKSKFESDELFRRLSRESEIRYTGYRERSIEERQVRFMNGCREGHTETSFVASGTNLQLVFNANQNPYLHDKECDFDKEHGKVHIKSYFIMNGVCVRFRGWLDLERLDGVGCLEYDERRAMHEDVILRDQIDRYNQRLREFEDTKRAYRDNRQDEMEAVRRGVASGGIGVGASMWRR; encoded by the coding sequence ATGATGAACGAGGCTGCTGCCCTGGCAAATATGATACCCTACGACACAATTGGACTATACGAGCAGCCAAAGCCCCGTTTCATATTCAAAATGCCGCGAGTGGTGCCTGACCAGAAGTCCAAATTTGAAAGTGACGAACTCTTTAGACGCCTGAGTCGTGAGAGCGAAATACGTTACACGGGCTATCGGGAGCGCAGCATAGAGGAGCGCCAGGTGCGTTTTATGAACGGCTGTCGGGAGGGACACACTGAGACAAGCTTTGTTGCGTCCGGCACTAATCTGCAGCTGGTGTTTAATGCCAATCAAAATCCCTACCTGCACGACAAGGAGTGCGACTTTGATAAAGAACATGGTAAGGTACACATCAAGTCTTACTTCATCATGAATGGCGTTTGTGTGCGCTTCCGTGGTTGGCTCGATTTGGAGCGCTTGGATGGCGTTGGCTGTCTGGAGTACGATGAGCGCCGCGCAATGCATGAGGATGTGATTTTACGCGATCAAATCGATCGTTATAATCAGAGATTGCGCGAGTTTGAGGACACAAAGCGCGCCTATCGTGACAATCGTCAGGATGAAATGGAAGCGGTGCGTCGCGGTGTTGCTTCCGGCGGCATTGGTGTGGGCGCCAGTATGTGGAGGCGTTAG
- the LOC108600757 gene encoding coatomer subunit alpha — MLTNFESKSARVKGLSFHPKRPWILTSLHSGVIQLWDYRMHTLLEKFDEHDGPVRSVAFHQQMPLFVSGGDDYKIKVWNYKQRRCIFTLLAHLDYVRTVAFHHEYPWILSASDDQTIRIWNWQSRNCICVLTGHNHYVMCAQFHPTEDQIVSASLDQTVRVWDISGLRKKNVAPGPGGLDEHLKGQPGATDLFGQADAVVKHVLEGHDRGVNWASFHPTLPLIVSGADDRLVKLWRMNEYKAWEVDACRGHYNNVSCVLFHPRQDLIISNGEDRSIRVWDMTKRQCLYTFRRDNERFWILTAHPTLNLFAAGHDGGMVVFKLERERPAYAVHGNMLYYVKDRFLRKLDFTTTKDTVVMQLRPGKSPVYSMSYNPALNAVLICTRTNNLENSTYDLCQIPKDNESERQNESDSKRSSGITAIWVARNRFAVLDRNQQLVVKNFKNEVTKKIPTYCEEIFYAGTGMLLIRDPEYVTLYEVQRLVSVGNIKLAKCRYVVWAPDMSLVALLCKHSVTICDRRLQYLCTVQENCRVKSGAWDESGVFIYTTSNHIKYAITNGDHGIIRTLDLPIYLTRVKGNQVFCLDRECRTRVLHIDPTEYKFKLALIQRKYDEVLHMVRNARLVGQSIIAYLQQKGYPEVALHFVKDEKTRFGLALECGNIEIALQAAKALDDKDCWDRLGQAALLQGNHQVVEMCYQRTKNFDKLSFLYLITGNLEKLKKMNKIAEIRKDISAQYQGALLLGDVKERVSILKNCGQLSLAYLTAATHGLDEQTESLGSSITAEGSSLPEVNPQAQLLQPPVPIQQLETNWPLLSVSKGFFEGAMVTRAGGSATARQALNINADAALLDEHNGGGDGWGADADLGLGEDDEGDDEMHDALSNDEAQDESGGGGGWDVGDDDLEVPVELASKIKASALDSNYYAAPNKGQSPAQHWANNSQLVLDHIKAGAFESAFRLLNQQLGVVNFKPFRTLFLQSYACSRTSYTANPNLQSLSGYPLRNFAETNAKLQRPALGIKLNELVSRLQAGYQMTTSGKFTEAIEKFHSILISIPLLVVETKLDTAEAQQLLKICAEYIVGLKMETERKGMPKSTLDEQKRLCEMAAYFTHCKLQPVHQILTLRTALNMFFKLKNYKTAASFARRLLELAPRPEVAQQVRKILQACEVNPVDEHQLQYDEFNPFNICAISWKPIYRGKPEVTCPFCGTAYDPQYKDKLCTVCEVSQIGKDSIGLRISTLQFR; from the exons ATGTTGACCAATTTCGAGTCAAAGTCGGCACGCGTCAAGGGCCTTTCATTCCATCCGAAGCGCCCATGGATATTGACAAGTTTGCACAGTGGTGTCATTCAGCTGTGGGACTACCGCATGCACACACTGTTAGAGAAGTTCGATGAACATGATGGACCTGTGCGTAGTGTGGCTTTTCATCAACAAATGCCGCTGTTTGTATCCGGCGGTGACGACTACAAGATAAAGGTGTGGAACTATAAACAGCGTCGCTGCATTTTCACACTTCTGGCGCATTTGGATTACGTGCGCACAGTGGCTTTTCATCATGAGTATCCCTGGATTTTGAGCGCATCGGACGATCAGACCATACGCATTTGGAACTGGCAGTCGCGCAACTGTATCTGTGTGCTAACTGGACATAATCACTATGTAATGTGCGCACAGTTCCATCCCACAGAGGATCAAATTGTGTCAGCCTCGTTGGATCAGACAGTGCGTGTCTGGGATATATCAGGGCTCCGCAAAAAGAACGTCGCACCTGGTCCAGGCGGTCTTGATGAGCACCTTAAGGGCCAACCAGGCGCTACAGATTTGTTTGGTCAGGCTGATGCGGTGGTTAAACATGTGCTAGAAGGTCACGATCGTGGCGTTAACTGGGCCAGCTTCCATCCAACGCTGCCTTTGATTGTTTCCGGCGCTGATGATCGTCTGGTCAAGCTGTGGCGCATGAACGAGTATAAGGCCTGGGAAGTGGATGCTTGCCGTGGCCATTACAACAATGTGTCCTGCGTGCTGTTCCATCCACGTCAGGATTTGATTATCTCGAACGGTGAGGATCGCAGCATTCGCGTTTGGGACATGACCAAGCGTCAATGCTTGTACACATTCCGCCGTGACAATGAACGCTTCTGGATACTGACAGCGCATCCCACGCTGAACCTGTTTGCAGCTGGCCATGATGGAG GCATGGTGGTGTTCAAGCTAGAGCGTGAGCGTCCAGCCTATGCTGTGCATGGCAACATGCTCTACTATGTAAAGGATCGCTTCTTACGTAAACTTGATTTCACCACCACCAAGGATACAGTAGTAATGCAGCTACGTCCAGGCAAGTCTCCAGTCTACAGCATGTCCTACAATCCGGCACTGAATGCTGTGCTCATCTGCACGCGCACCAACAATCTGGAGAACAGCACCTATGATCTTTGCCAGATACCCAAGGACAATGAGAGCGAGAGGCAAAATGAGTCTGATAGCAAGCGTAGCTCGGGCATTACGGCTATTTGGGTAGCACGTAATCGATTCGCAGTGCTAGATCGCAATCAGCAGCTGGTGGTAAAGAACTTCAAGAACGAAGTGACCAAGAAGATACCTACCTACTGCGAAGAGATCTTCTATGCGGGCACAGGCATGCTGCTCATACGTGACCCTGAGTATGTTACCCTATATGAGGTGCAGCGTTTGGTATCCGTGGGCAACATTAAGCTGGCCAAGTGCCGTTATGTGGTCTGGGCTCCAGATATGTCGCTGGTCGCGTTGCTCTGCAAGCACTCAGTGACTATCTGCGATCGTCGTCTGCAGTACTTGTGCACCGTGCAGGAGAACTGTCGCGTCAAGTCGGGCGCCTGGGACGAATCCGGCGTGTTCATCTACACCACCAGCAATCACATCAAGTACGCCATTACCAATGGTGATCATGGCATCATACGCACACTGGATCTGCCCATTTATCTGACCCGCGTCAAGGGCAACCAGGTCTTCTGCTTGGATCGCGAGTGCCGCACACGCGTGCTCCACATAGATCCCACGGAATACAAGTTCAAGCTTGCCTTGATTCAGCGCAAGTATGATGAGGTGCTGCACATGGTACGCAATGCTCGCCTCGTGGGTCAGAGTATCATTGCCTATCTGCAGCAGAAAGGTTATCCGGAGGTGGCGCTGCACTTTGTCAAGGACGAGAAAACACGCTTTGGCCTGGCCTTGGAATGCGGCAATATTGAGATTGCGCTTCAGGCAGCCAAAGCTTTGGATGACAAGGATTGCTGGGATCGTCTGGGtcaggcagcgctgctccaAGGCAACCATCAGGTGGTCGAGATGTGCTATCAGCGCACCAAGAACTTTGACAAGCTCAGTTTCCTCTATCTGATTACGGGCAATCTGGAGAAACTGAAGAAGATGAACAAGATTGCCGAAATTCGCAAGGACATCTCGGCCCAGTATCAGGGCGCCTTGTTGCTGGGCGATGTTAAGGAACGCGTGAGCATACTTAAGAATTGTGGACAACTGTCCCTGGCGTATTTAACTGCCGCCACACATGGCTTGGATGAGCAGACGGAGTCGTTGGGCTCCAGCATTACCGCCGAGGGCAGCAGCTTGCCTGAAGTGAATCCACAGGCGCAGTTGTTGCAGCCACCTGTGCCCATACAGCAGCTGGAGACCAATTGGCCCTTGCTGTCAGTGTCCAAGGGCTTCTTCGAGGGCGCTATGGTGACACGTGCTGGCGGCAGCGCCACTGCACGCCAGGCCTTGAATATAAACGCTGATGCTGCACTACTGGATGAGCATAATGGCGGCGGCGATGGCTGGGGCGCTGATGCGGATCTTGGCTTGGGTGAGGATGATGAAGGCGATGATGAGATGCATGATGCTTTGAGCAATGATGAAGCACAGGATGAAtctggcggcggtggcggttGGGATGTTGGCGATGATGATCTAGAGGTGCCCGTTGAGCTGGCATCCAAGATCAAGGCGTCCGCATTGGACAGCAACTACTATGCGGCGCCCAACAAAGGTCAGTCACCGGCTCAGCACTGGGCCAACAATTCACAGCTGGTGTTGGATCACATAAAGGCTGGCGCATTTGAGAGCGCCTTCCGCCTGCTGAACCAGCAACTGGGTGTGGTCAATTTCAAGCCCTTCCGCACGCTATTCTTGCAGAGCTATGCATGCTCTCGCACTAGCTATACAGCCAATCCCAATCTGCAATCGCTTAGCGGCTATCCGTTGCGTAACTTTGCCGAAACCAATGCCAAGCTACAACGCCCAGCGCTGGGCATCAAATTGAACGAGCTGGTATCGCGCTTGCAAGCTGGCTACCAGATGACCACATCGGGCAAGTTCACGGAGGCCATTGAGAAGTTCCACTCGATACTGATTAGCATACCGCTGCTTGTGGTGGAAACCAAGCTGGACACAGCTGAGGCTCAGCAGTTGCTAAAGATCTGCGCCGAGTACATTGTGGGCTTAAAGATGGAAACAGAGCGTAAGGGCATGCCCAAGTCAACGCTTGATGAGCAGAAACGTCTCTGCGAAATGGCGGCGTACTTTACCCACTGCAAACTGCAGCCTGTGCATCAAATTCTCACGCTACGCACCGCGCTCAACATGTTCTTTAAGCTGAAGAACTACAAGACGGCGGCATCGTTTGCACGTCGACTTTTGGAGCTGGCACCACGGCCCGAGGTAGCACAGCAGGTTCGCAAGATTTTGCAAGCCTGTGAAGTGAATCCCGTGGATGAGCATCAGCTGCAATACGATGAGTTCAATCCGTTCAATATCTGCGCCATTAGTTGGAAGCCCATCTATCGCGGCAAACCCGAGGTTACCTGTCCCTTCTGCGGCACCGCGTATGATCCGCAATACAAGGACAAGCTCTGCACAGTGTGCGAGGTCAGTCAGATAGGCAAGGACTCGATTGGGCTACGCATCTCCACGCTGCAATTCCGTTAA
- the LOC108598763 gene encoding transmembrane protein 60, whose translation MTLAHRALFTWFIVLVFLILLCLRLDPRTTWNWFVTFTPLWFFDCILIIYVIIKFIRKWRNLNRLTDLLFHYKWSIGGVLLTITSQVMICMTLEYPQQIPIYVTMAPLVLLLSTAIFYVGNTLYQREGLIGWLH comes from the coding sequence atgaCGTTAGCGCACCGCGCGCTCTTCACTTGGTTTATTGTTTTGGTATTTCTAATACTGCTCTGCCTACGGCTAGACCCTCGCACAACCTGGAATTGGTTTGTCACCTTCACTCCGCTTTGGTTCTTCGACTGCATATTGATAATATATGTGATTATAAAGTTTATACGGAAGTGGCGAAATCTAAACCGTCTGACTGATCTGCTATTTCACTATAAATGGAGCATTGGTGGCGTGCTGCTTACAATTACATCCCAAGTAATGATCTGTATGACGCTGGAATATCCACAGCAGATTCCTATTTATGTTACGATGGCACCTTTGGTGCTGCTCCTCAGCACAGCCATTTTCTATGTAGGAAACACACTATATCAACGCGAGGGTTTGATAGGTTGGTTGCATTaa
- the LOC108598762 gene encoding proline-rich protein PRCC, protein MSLVAYAASSDEESENEDEAQAQPITRNINNTKPAETTIAQQAVATTTGHISDEDDDFVPQEVSLQELKPATGRLTLSLPKPKATVEVAPEPEHDEQVTKAFAKLPMPRAATAGRVIVEELDDEFLHKKELPAAALEKPPAPAVKGRVKITIPSLRDFSDVDKEKADKAKNKPLPVKSNKGCGLLSILPQAKSERNFAKKPETATINSTNVSSSPSTSAASKPTPAFVPDSVKQRRAAHNTECVDGVKGQATKAKKAVKPLVSVSDSDDDEDDSGDFFSLHSKQKLPEVSSNEISALVAKRAAKMVEASNKFLAEASEREAAEAEAIQMQEDEIRQAQKRYHDQQLNSEAMDALVGKNAKRRRKEAQEMQVIDISGTQVMPDREEWMRTALASTTAYQATGVLTDEEPVAGTRRKHQITYLAHKAKANEAELQAMWSANRQTRRATQSKYGF, encoded by the coding sequence ATGTCCCTTGTTGCATATGCCGCCAGCAGTGATGAAGAGTCTGAAAATGAAGACGAAGCACAAGCACAACCCATAACAAGAAATATCAACAATACAAAACCAGCTGAGACAACAATTGCACAACAAGCGGTAGCGACAACAACTGGTCATATAAGTGATGAGGACGATGACTTTGTTCCACAGGAAGTGTCCTTACAGGAACTTAAGCCAGCTACAGGGCGATTGACACTATCCCTACCGAAACCCAAGGCAACAGTCGAGGTAGCGCCAGAGCCTGAGCACGATGAGCAAGTAACAAAAGCGTTTGCCAAGCTGCCCATGCcacgagcagcaacagctggacGTGTTATAGTTGAGGAATTGGACGATGAGTTTCTGCACAAAAAAGAACTTCCTGCTGCCGCGTTAGAGAAGCCACCAGCCCCAGCTGTAAAAGGACGTGTTAAGATTACCATACCATCATTGAGAGATTTCTCTGATGTCGACAAGGAGAAAGCGgataaagcaaaaaacaaaccacTCCCAGTCAAGTCAAATAAGGGCTGCGGCCTGCTAAGTATATTACCTCAGGCGAAATCAGAGCGTAATTTTGCCAAGAAACCAGAAACAGCGACGATTAACTCAACGAATGTGAGCAGTTCTCCGTCAACTAGCGCAGCTTCTAAGCCGACTCCAGCCTTCGTCCCTGATAGTGTTAAACAAAGACGTGCAGCACACAATACGGAGTGTGTTGACGGTGTAAAAGGTCAAGCTACCAAGGCAAAGAAAGCTGTGAAGCCTTTGGTTAGTGTAAGCGACAGTGACGACGATGAAGATGACTCTGGAGATTTCTTCTCCCTACATAGTAAGCAGAAGTTACCCGAGGTGAGCAGCAATGAAATAAGTGCATTGGTTGCCAAGCGTGCGGCCAAAATGGTTGAGGCCAGCAACAAATTTCTGGCAGAAGCCAGCGAGCGCGAAGCTGCTGAGGCAGAGGCGATACAAATGCAAGAAGACGAAATACGACAGGCACAAAAACGCTACCACGATCAACAGCTGAATTCCGAGGCAATGGATGCTCTGGTGGGCAAAAATGCCAAGCGACGACGCAAGGAAGCGCAGGAAATGCAAGTCATTGATATATCTGGCACTCAAGTGATGCCTGATCGCGAGGAATGGATGCGCACAGCTTTGGCTTCCACAACCGCTTACCAAGCAACGGGTGTTTTGACGGATGAGGAACCGGTGGCGGGCACAAGACGTAAACATCAAATTACTTACCTTGCACACAAAGCCAAGGCCAACGAAGCCGAGTTGCAGGCCATGTGGTCCGCCAACAGACAGACTCGCCGTGCCACGCAGAGTAAATACGGTTTTTAG
- the LOC108601131 gene encoding radial spoke head protein 3 homolog B isoform X2 yields the protein MPTIPKRSHMSGKGSGMEFLSSGIARTEVTEMQLKWQDKPCPAPPCKQTFWWASQPKPVKIKGCPKPVVPPPEPYMNVMYDRRVIKGSNFGSPSMVADIDPFDKAAELRRRNMLRKRTMQCRNQRNVLGTPPPVKGRKHENIQTEKYLEKLVQRPPEFTVDTQTDLFLEKPPTPPYVPAKVGVDASTEIGEGELFHFDAEAQPIIDVLVDACIEQSILEVAHEMELDALRRKQEKFLAQREAELAELRRLEAEELRLQAEKERRLRQDAIAKELDEEMQKSVTAAKLLQGHIASLVPEVLENIEPASDAVKKEQLMKSVCPWLSAEVAEEVGHIVDSREILTAIIQEIIKQRASVYMGYKEPSSEPSEPEPGPCEEEGCTIDESCPCEPETEMSECPEPPPEPPHL from the exons atgccaaCGATACCAAAGCGGTCGCATATGAGCGGCAAGGGCAGCGGCATGGAGTTCCTCAGCAGTGGCATAGCTCGCACGGAGGTAACAGAGATGCAGCTGAAGTGGCAGGACAAGCCATGTCCGGCACCGCCATGTAAACAAACATTCTGGTGGGCGAGCCAGCCGAAGCCAGTCAAAATCAAAGGTTGTCCCAA GCCCGTGGTGCCGCCTCCAGAGCCCTATATGAACGTAATGTATGACCGGCGCGTCATCAAAGGCAGCAACTTTGGCAGTCCATCGATGGTT GCGGACATAGATCCATTCGACAAGGCAGCCGAGCTAAGACGCCGTAATATGCTACGTAAGCGTACGATGCAGTGCCGCAATCAGCGTAATGTTCTGGGCACTCCACCTCCTGTCAAGGGGCGCAAGCATGAGAATATACAGACGGAAAAGTACTTGGAGAAGCTGGTGCAGCGTCCACCAGAGTTTACAGTGGACACACAGACGGATCTGTTCTTAGAAAAGCCGCCCACACCGCCATATGTGCCTGCTAAAGTGGGCGTAGATGCCAGCACAGAGATCGGCGAGGGCGAACTATTTCACTTTGATGCAGAGGCTCAGCCAATTATTGATGTGCTGGTGGATGCCTGCATTGAGCAGAGTATTCTGGAGGTAGCGCATGAAATGGAGTTGGATGCACTGCGTCGCAAACAGGAAAA ATTCCTCGCCCAACGCGAGGCAGAGCTGGCCGAACTGCGACGCTTGGAGGCCGAGGAGCTGCGTCTGCAGGCTGAGAAGGAGCGCCGCTTGCGCCAGGATGCCATTGCCAAGGAGCTGGATGAGGAGATGCAGAAGAGTGTCACCGCAGCCAAGCTGCTACAAGGACACATTGCCAGCCTGGTGCCTGAGGTGCTGGAGAACATTGAGCCAGCCAGCGATGCAGTGAAGAAGGAGCAGCTAATGAAGAGCGTCTGCCCCTGGTTATCTGCCGAAGTGGCTGAAGAAGTTGGCCACATTGTCGACTCGCGTGAGATTCTCACCGCAATTATTCAAGAGATTATTAAGCAACGCGCTTCGGTATATATGGGCTATAAGGAGCCTTCATCGGAGCCTTCAGAGCCCGAGCCCGGTCCTTGTGAGGAAGAGGGTTGCACCATAGACGAGTCATGTCCCTGCGAGCCAGAGACTGAAATGTCCGAGTGTCCGGAGCCGCCGCCAGAGCCGCCACATCTATAa
- the LOC108601131 gene encoding radial spoke head protein 3 homolog A isoform X1: MQETNSSSQEQHINPEHFPHNRPERAQNFSFASSYPYAPGRQILHSNPTFNVQRYQSPYDFQHVVTNAFSVLHNSVSEPDSTQASRPNQAIVRPIIREQSEHVPERAAAGINSSQPPLTTRSCFSRSTQEVRSFADELSQKLRFLAPEENNNARGASGHSSSGYVGTGAWLSMDRPRFETTVPTGIFLPPPNELQLLPASMLRRHVYAYSSYPMILQSFYNQSNPSKDKENRTSMRQNGVRATAAVAAAAAAVAAKSETPALAGSLQITKAQFQQQLQQRRQTDKRPVVPPPEPYMNVMYDRRVIKGSNFGSPSMVADIDPFDKAAELRRRNMLRKRTMQCRNQRNVLGTPPPVKGRKHENIQTEKYLEKLVQRPPEFTVDTQTDLFLEKPPTPPYVPAKVGVDASTEIGEGELFHFDAEAQPIIDVLVDACIEQSILEVAHEMELDALRRKQEKFLAQREAELAELRRLEAEELRLQAEKERRLRQDAIAKELDEEMQKSVTAAKLLQGHIASLVPEVLENIEPASDAVKKEQLMKSVCPWLSAEVAEEVGHIVDSREILTAIIQEIIKQRASVYMGYKEPSSEPSEPEPGPCEEEGCTIDESCPCEPETEMSECPEPPPEPPHL; encoded by the exons ATGCAAGAgacgaacagcagcagccaggagCAGCACATAAATCCAGAACACTTCCCCCACAATAGACCGGAACGAGCGCAAAACTTCTCCTTTGCCAGCAGCTATCCATATGCACCAGGACGCCAGATCCTCCATAGCAATCCCACTTTCAACGTACAGCGCTATCAAAGTCCATACGATTTCCAGCACGTGGTCACCAACGCCTTCTCCGTGCTGCACAACTCTGTCTCTGAGCCTGACTCTACCCAAGCCAGTCGACCCAATCAAGCCATTGTGCGTCCGATCATACGCGAGCAGTCGGAACATGTGCCCGAACGCGCCGCCGCCGGCATCAACAGCTCCCAGCCACCATTGACCACGCGCTCTTGTTTCTCGCGCAGCACACAGGAAGTGCGCAGCTTTGCCGATGAGCTGAGCCAGAAGCTGCGTTTCCTGGCGCCCGAGGAGAACAACAACGCACGCGGCGCCAgcggccacagcagcagcggctacGTTGGCACCGGCGCCTGGCTCAGCATGGATCGGCCACGTTTCGAGACCACTGTGCCCACGGGCATCTTCTTGCCGCCGCCAaacgagctgcagctgctgccggcCTCCATGCTGCGCCGTCATGTCTACGCCTACTCCTCCTATCCCATGATTCTGCAAAGCTTCTACAATCAGAGCAACCCCAGCAAGGACAAGGAGAATCGAACCTCTATGCGTCAGAATGGTGTGCGTGCCACAGCCGCTgttgccgccgcagcagctgcagtggcTGCCAAGTCCGAGACGCCAGCTCTAGCTGGAAGTTTGCAAATAACCAAGGCACAGtttcagcagcaattgcagcagcgtcGCCAAACCGACAAGAG GCCCGTGGTGCCGCCTCCAGAGCCCTATATGAACGTAATGTATGACCGGCGCGTCATCAAAGGCAGCAACTTTGGCAGTCCATCGATGGTT GCGGACATAGATCCATTCGACAAGGCAGCCGAGCTAAGACGCCGTAATATGCTACGTAAGCGTACGATGCAGTGCCGCAATCAGCGTAATGTTCTGGGCACTCCACCTCCTGTCAAGGGGCGCAAGCATGAGAATATACAGACGGAAAAGTACTTGGAGAAGCTGGTGCAGCGTCCACCAGAGTTTACAGTGGACACACAGACGGATCTGTTCTTAGAAAAGCCGCCCACACCGCCATATGTGCCTGCTAAAGTGGGCGTAGATGCCAGCACAGAGATCGGCGAGGGCGAACTATTTCACTTTGATGCAGAGGCTCAGCCAATTATTGATGTGCTGGTGGATGCCTGCATTGAGCAGAGTATTCTGGAGGTAGCGCATGAAATGGAGTTGGATGCACTGCGTCGCAAACAGGAAAA ATTCCTCGCCCAACGCGAGGCAGAGCTGGCCGAACTGCGACGCTTGGAGGCCGAGGAGCTGCGTCTGCAGGCTGAGAAGGAGCGCCGCTTGCGCCAGGATGCCATTGCCAAGGAGCTGGATGAGGAGATGCAGAAGAGTGTCACCGCAGCCAAGCTGCTACAAGGACACATTGCCAGCCTGGTGCCTGAGGTGCTGGAGAACATTGAGCCAGCCAGCGATGCAGTGAAGAAGGAGCAGCTAATGAAGAGCGTCTGCCCCTGGTTATCTGCCGAAGTGGCTGAAGAAGTTGGCCACATTGTCGACTCGCGTGAGATTCTCACCGCAATTATTCAAGAGATTATTAAGCAACGCGCTTCGGTATATATGGGCTATAAGGAGCCTTCATCGGAGCCTTCAGAGCCCGAGCCCGGTCCTTGTGAGGAAGAGGGTTGCACCATAGACGAGTCATGTCCCTGCGAGCCAGAGACTGAAATGTCCGAGTGTCCGGAGCCGCCGCCAGAGCCGCCACATCTATAa